The Lathyrus oleraceus cultivar Zhongwan6 chromosome 5, CAAS_Psat_ZW6_1.0, whole genome shotgun sequence genome includes the window GATGGCGCCGTATAGAATGTCTACTTCAGAGTTGAGTGATCTGAAGAAGCAATTGGAAGAGTTACTTGAGAAAAAGTTTGTTCGACCAAGTGTTTCGCCGTGAGGAGTGTCAATGTTGCTAGTTAAGAAGAAAAATGGTAGCATGAGGTTTTGTGTTGAATATCGACAACTAAATAAAGTTAAAATAAAGAACAAGTGTCCTTTTTTGAGAATTGACAATTTGATTAATCATTTGGTTGGTTCTTCTGTATCCTGTAAGATTGATTTACAGTCAGGTTATCATCAAAGTCATGTGAAACTGAAAGATATTATGAAGACTACGTTCAGGATGAGGTATGGTCACTATGAGTATTTCGTGATGTCGTTTGGTGTGTCTAATGAGTTAGGTATgtttatggaatacatgaataTGACTTACATCCTTATCTATATTTGTTTATGGTTATGTTCATCGATGATATTTTGATATATTTTAAGTTTGATGAAGAGCATGTGAAGCATATGAGAGTTGTGTTGCAGACTTTGAAAGAAAAGAAGTTGTATGTGAAGTTATCAaagtgtgagttctggttgaaggatgtgattttccttggtcatgtgataTCTAATGGTGGCATTGCAGTAGATCCATTAAAGATAGATGTTTTGTTGCAATGGGAAACTCCAAAGTCTGTTACTGAAATCAGAAGTTTTATGCATTTGACTGGTTATTACATGAGGTTTATTGAAGGCTTTTCTAAGTTGACGTTGCCTTTAACTCACTTGACTCATAAGGTTCAAGCTTATGTTTGGGATGTGCACTATGAGGAGAGTTTTCAGGAACTCAAGAGGAAGTTGATGTCTGCTCCAGTTTTGATTATCTCGAACCAGGTGAGTCCTTTTtttgtgtattgtgatgctttAAAGACGGGTCTAGGTGGTGTGTTAATGCAGAATAgtcaggttgtggcttatgcttctAGGAAGTTAAAATTTCATCAGAGGAATTATCTTAAGCATGACCTAGAGTTGGCAATCGTGGTGTTTTTGTTAAAGATTTGAAGGTATTATATGTTTGGTTCCATATTTGAAGTGTTCGATgactacaagagtttgaagtacttgtttGATCAGAAATAGTTGAATATGACACAGAGGAGACGACTCGAActtctgaaggattatgattttggaTTGAGTTACCATCTGGGTAAAGCCAATGTTATAGCCGATGCGTTGAGTAGGAAGTCGTTACATACATCGATGTTGATGGTTCGAGAATTGGAATTGATTGAGAAATTCAAAAACATGAGTTTGGTGTGTGAAGAGACTCCTGATAGTatgaagttgggtatgttgaaaCTGACCAGTGGTATTCTTGAAGAAATCAGATAAGGTCAGAAAATCGACTTGGGATTGATCGACCAGTTAGTGTTAATCAATCAAGGAAAAAGAGGTGATTTCAGGATCGACGAAAATGGTGTGATGAGATTCAGAGATAGGGTTTATGTACCATATGTGCTAGAACTTAAGAAGCGTGTTCTAGAGAAAGGTCATATGAGTCGTCTGAGTATTCATCTCggtgctactaagatgtactAAGATTTGAAGAGAATGTTTTAATGGTCAAGAATGAAGAAGGAAGTAATTGAGTTTGTCTACACTTGCTTGACTTTCTagaagtcgaagattgaacaTTAGAAGTTGTTGGGTCTAATGCAACCATTAAGCATTCCTAAGTGGAAATGGGATCTCATTTTTATGGATTTTGTGATGAGTTTTCCAAAGACGATAAAAGGATGTGATTCCGCATGGGTTATTGTTAACAGACTGACTAAATCAGCTCATTTTATTCTGATTAAGATCAATTATCCTTTGTAGAAGTTagttgagttgtatattgagaaggttgctagtttgcatggtattccttTGAGTATTGTTTCAAATAGAGATCTGAGATTCACATCAAGATTTTGGCAGTGTTTGCAGAAAGCCATGGGTACAAAGCAGAAGTTGAGTTCTGCTCATCATCCACAGATGGGCAGTTAAACATACAGGACTATCCAATATTTTGAGGATTTGATGAGAGCTTGTCTTTTGGAACAGGGAAGTAACTGGGAAAGTTACTTAGCGTTGGTTGAGTTCATTTACAATAACAGTTTCCATTTGAGTATTGAAATGACACCGTTCGAGGCgttgtatggtagaaggtgtaagacacctttgtgttggtataATTAAGGTGATAGTGTTGTGCTTGGACCTGAGATTGTTCAGCAGACTACTGAGAATATCATGATGACCCAAGAGAATATGAAAGCTTTATAGAGTCGACAGAAGggttatcatgacaagaggaggaaggcacttgaattccaagagggagatcaaGTGTTTTTGCGAGTTACTCTAGTAACTagtgttggtagagctttgaagtctcTAAAGTTCACGCCGCATTTTATTGGTTTGTATCAGATTATGAAAAGAGTAGGGGAAATGGCCTACTTAGTTGCCTTACCATTGTTTCTTTAGAATATTCAT containing:
- the LOC127079968 gene encoding uncharacterized mitochondrial protein AtMg00860-like, producing MAPYRMSTSELSDLKKQLEELLEKKYVYGIHEYDLHPYLYLFMVMFIDDILIYFKFDEEHVKHMRVVLQTLKEKKLYVKLSKCEFWLKDVIFLGHVISNGGIAVDPLKIDVLLQWETPKSVTEIRSFMHLTGYYMRFIEGFSKLTLPLTHLTHKVQAYVWDVHYEESFQELKRKLMSAPVLIISNQVSPFFVYCDALKTGLGGVLMQNSQVVAYASRKLKFHQRNYLKHDLELAIVVFLLKI